The Candidatus Defluviibacterium haderslevense DNA window TTTATTCAGGCTGGTGCTAGTAATGTTATTTACTCAACCTCTAAAGTTGATGATTTTGCTACTTCAAATTTTATGAATAAATTCTATAGTTATTATTCTGTTACTAGTAATCCAACAGATGCTATGAAAAGTACTTTAGTTGAAATGCGTTTTTTGTATAAATCTCCAAAAGATTGGGGTTCTTTTATCGTAATCCAAAACTTTAAATAGATGAGATTATTATTTTTGATTTTATTTGTTCTGGTTACAACTAATATTTATAGTCAAGGTTTGGTTTTTGATAATGATTTATATCAAAAACGCATATTATTAAAAAGGGATAGGTCTGATAAATATCCAAAATCATTTTCATTAAAGGCATATGCTCCTTATGTTTTTGCACAACAAAATTCTACCTGCGTTGCACACGCTATTGCTGTTGCTAGAACTATTGCTTTTGCTTATAATAGAAAACTTACAGATATTAAAGTGGTTTCTGCTAATGTTTTTTCACCACATTGGGTTTATTTTAGAAATAAGCAATTGGGTGATGATAATTGTTCTAAAGGCTTAAATTTAGAAAATGCTATAAATGATCTGATTGTACATGGTATACCAAGGCTTGTATCGGTTGAATATAAGGAATATTATCCTTTTACGAAAACTGTTTTATGTAATTATTATCCAGATTCTTATAATAATGATACTAATGAAGCTTTAAAGTATAAAATTGATGAAGTTTACAGAATAAATGATTTAGATGGAATTAAACTTGCATTATCCAAGGGGATGCCTATTGTAGTTGGTATGTTGATTCCAGATTCTTTTACTAAATCCAATAGTAAGCTTTGGATACCTACTGCTAATGATAATCTTGAAAATTCATTTGGTCATTCTATGGTAATTGTGGGTTATGATGATAATGCTTATGGAGGATCTGTTGAGATAATGAACTCCTGGGGTGTTAACTGGGGGGATCATGGTTTTATTAGAATTAAATATTCTGACTTCTTAAAGTTTACATTAGGGGCATATGGTTTTTTTGAACAGTTTAGTTTGGGGAGTAATCATATTATTGCAAAAGATACTTCTTATTCTAAAGATCTTAAGCTTTCAAAATCAATTGATCTAAAAAGCAAGAGCTTGTATTCTAAGCATTTAAAGGACTTTGAACCTTCAGTCAAATAAATATATTGTGATTTTTTAATTTTTGTGGCGACATTTTGTCAATTTAAGTATTTATAAGTGTTATTAATTTTATAAAACTTAAATTTTAGTCATGAAAAACTTAGTATTTTTATTAGTAATTTCATTTTTTGTTACATTTTGCATTGGTCAAAGTGGCAGTACCTATGTAAATGGCTATTATAAAGCTAACGGTACTTATGTTGAAGGCTATTATAGAACTACACCTAATAATTCCAATTGGGATAATTATTCAACACAAGGCAATATTAATCCTTATAATGGTGCTTCTGGAACTGGGTTAAGAGATTATAGCATTGGTACTTATAATACTAGTCAAAATCAAACAATTTATATTGGTCCTAAAGGTGGTCGATACTATATAAACTCCAAAGGAAATAAATTTTATGTGCCTAAAAGGTGATATAATCTTTTGAAAATTAACTGAAAAATTTATTTCTTCTATTTTTTTAGACCACGCATTTAATGCTTTGTTATATCTGATATTTTGTTTATTATTGATTTTTTACAAATGTGTATTTTAATTTTTTTAACTTTTAAATATTTAATTTATGATCAAGCAACTTTTTTCTTTTAACGGTAGAATTGGTAGATTGGATTATGCCTTTTTTTTTATTTTGTTTTGTTTTTATTTTGCTCTTTTTAATGCAGTAATTAAACATCAGGGCGACGAATTATTTGATATTGTAATAATATTATTGTATTTTCCACTATTGTGGATTGTATTGGCAAAAGGAGCTAAAAGATGTCATGATGTGGGATTAAGTGGTTGGTGTATATTAATTCCATTCTTTTGTTTTGCATTGATATTTTGGAAAGGCAAGGATCCTCAATCTTTTAAGTAAAATTTCAAGAAATTTTATTTATGATTTATTTGAATATATTTGTTTCTTTTTATTTAATTGAATATTTTTATTTTATTGTAACATATTTATATTTTATCTTGTAATTTTTTAACTTATGAATTCAGAAAAAATTAATATTGTCAGATCTATAGAGCAAATGGATTCTGAGCTATTTGAAATGTTGCTCAATGTTGGTAAGACATATCAATATGTCAGAAAATCAGTTTTTGTCAATAAGATTAATGACGTTTTTAATGAATTAATTGAGGGTGGTGATACCATGCTAAACTCCTATCCAGGTATCTGTAAAAGTAATGATTGTAATAATAGATTTTGTTCTGGATATAGATTTGTTGGTAATGTTTCCAATAAGTATTTTGAACTAATATTTAATGAAAGCAGAAATGAAGTTGATGACATTTTTCAATGCTTTGGTCTGGAATTGGACAACCCTGAAGTAGAAAAAGGAGAACGTATTTCTTATAGAATTGATGCTGAATACCAAGATTATTTTTTATTGAATTCTGATTTTCAAGAGAAGAAGAAAGTTTATATAGTTGCTATGGAGGAATTGAATCAATATAATGATACTGCAATGCCCTTTTATGTGCTTGCGACTTGGGTTAATAGGTATAGCGAATTTTTTGATTCACTTTCAAATGTCAGTATCTTGCTCAATACATTTGATTCTTTTAAAAGTATTTACATTCGACTTAGATTTTTGGCTAATAGCTACAAGAGAAACCTCGAAGCTAAATTAGCTTATGAGCAATATTTATTGCTTGATCTAGATAATGAAAAATCTATTTTGCGTTGGTTAGTTGATCATGAAAAATTGGGAGCTGAGTTTCACCAATTTGATGTTTTTAACATTTCAAAAAATGGAAATGATGAAATTGATGGCTTGAAAAAGGGTGAGATCAATATTGCTGTTGAAAATTTTAGAAATTGTATTAATTTCCATTTTGCTTTCCAAGAACATATACATAAAATGAAAAATATGTATTATGTTGAGTATGATAATCCAAATGATCTACCTTATTATATAGATGATGTACGAATTCTTAGTGATGAAGAATCTGAATTCAATGGATCACTAAGATTGCAATTGATTAAGGGTGGGGTGGAGTTTTAAATGATTTATTTTTGATTAAAAAGAAAAGGGGCTTTTATGCCCCTTATTCTAATTTGGTTATCTTCCAATTCCCCATTTTTCATATTCAATCTCAACTATTCCCTTGATTCCAACTTCTTGTTCAAGTATACGTTCCATTGCCTCTTTAACAGTTTCTTCATTTCCTAGAGTAGTTGCTATTCCATCATGCAAAGTTATTAATGGTATGTTTGGATTATTCTTCTTTAAGTCCTTACAGATCAAGTCTAAAACAGCTTGGCTCTCCATTTTTTGGAGTATTCTAGCAAGACAATTTCCTTGATAATTGTTAAGGTTTTTAGTCTGACCTTTAGTTTTCTTAAAACCATAGTTTATCATTGAGAAGAATTTTACTACTTCAGGAAAGTGCAGTTCCATAATTTGTCTTCCTAGTTGATTTTTATATCTAGGTGGATTGAAAAACACTTTAAATACTTCCCTTTTTGCTTCTTCTCTACTCCATGTTTTACCAGTTAACTTTTGCAGCTCATCAACCATAAATTCATAAAAATAACCATACGCAACAAGATTAATATACCTAATTGTTGAATCAAGAAAATCCCTACTATGAAATTTTACTAACATATTGTATACTATACAGTAAACCCAATCTAACTCAGTCCCCTGATAGTGACTTATCTGATCTAAAACTACTTTTTCAAATTTTTTTGGATTCAGGAATAAGCCAACACTAAAGTATGGTTGTGAATTCTTTATGTCACAAGCTACCAATCTCTCTCCATTTACTCTCAGGTGCTTTCTAAGCTCCTTTTTAACAGATACAGCACTTGTATGTAGTCTGAATGAAGTCTTGTCTTGATTGAAATAAAACTGCTTCTCATGGATTTTACAAAGAGCATTTTGCCAGCTGCTAATTTTATCCATTGCAATTTTAAATGTTACTACTCTTAAGACATTCTTAGGCATTCCAAAATATCTACTATTCTTGCCTCGTATTCTGTTTTCATTTGAAATATCTAACTTAGCTGCATCAGAAGCAAGCTTTCTCATTCCTACAGATGTAGTATCTGCTATTGCATTCTTATAATTATCTATTTGTAAGTTTATTAGATCATTATATAGATCTAGATATTTGGTCTTAGTGTTAGCATTTATTTTTCCAACTTTGATTTTATTTACTAAAACCTTGTCAGTAACTTCATAATTCTTTATGCCTTTTCCTCTATACTTATTACCTATTTTATAAGCTCTAGATTTTAAACCAATTGTATAAGTCTTATCACTTTTAATTATGTGATTTATCTCCATCCAATCTATATAGATCTTATAATCCCTAATTGCTTTTTGCATTGTTTTTGAGTTCATTCTAACAAATCCATTTTCTGAATTAGTTAACTTCTTTAAATGCTGTCTATCTATTATCTGAGAGACTATATAAGCTACCTTATCTGATTGTTGATGTATATTATTAGCACATTTTATAACTGGAATATGGGACTCTCTAATGAGCCCCCTTATTTCCATATTAATAGGAATATTTACATTTGCTGTTTTATCCTTTAAGCTTACCACCTTTTTAGGAGTAGGTTTTACTCCTTTTGGTTTTATTAAATATAATACTATCATGGCCATTGTCTTATTTGATAATTTGGATCCCATTCATTAATATCTCCACCTTTTTTGTCTATAAGTCCATGAAATTTAGCTAGATGATTTCCTACTTGTTTCAAAAAAAATGGTATATTATATTGCTTGCAATCATCAATGATTTTTTTGATCCATTTTAAATCACACGGTCTATAACAATACTTTATACCTGGAGTCCCAACTGGAGCATCACCAGACTCACCACCAGCAATAATCCAATCCATTTTCTGGAAAGCATTAATTAATTTTTGGTTTGCAATGAAATCTATTTGTCCTATCAATGGTTCTGCACTTATAAACAGTTTGAATTTACTTTGTGGTGTTTTAAGCTTAGATAAAGTCACCATTCTATTTATTACTTTCTGTTCTTCAATTGATGTACCTAGAATTACATTTGGATACCCATTTCCCCAATCTGCTGGTAGGCAATGTTTAATCCTTCCAACCCTTTTTGTAAGAATTAAATATGTATGCTGTGGTGTATTTCTAATTATATCCCATGCTTCATCTCTCCATGGATCTGCTTCTTCAATAAAAAAATCAGACATACTGCAAGTGAAAATTTTCTGATTACCTGCAATTCCATATGGTTTCATAAATTGTGAGGGGAATGACTTACATACTAAACTTGAATTATTGTTATTCAATATTCTATGCATATAGCAATTGTCACATCCTGCAGATACTCTTCTGCATCCCATCCATGGATTCCATGAGTAATCAGACCATTGTATATGTGTTTTATTCATGTTGCCCTCCTTTTTTTAATTGTGTAAAATCAGTTACAACCATATGTCTATCTAAGTATTCATCAATGCTTATTCTGAGTACATACACCTTATGTCCATCAACTGCATATTTCAATTCATGATTTTTACGTAACTGAAACATCTTAGTTCTCTTAATGCCTAATATCTCTTGTGCTTGGGCAAGAGTTACCCATTTATGTAGATTATTTTCTGCCATAATTAAATAGATTTTAGCCTTGAATTTTTATGTTCAAAGCAGTTTTAAAAAGAAATTTTGTTTGTAGATTGTTTTCTTTTCGAAAACCATCTTTAATTTTATGGACTTTAATAATTAGTCCACCCATTAAAATGGTAATTAGATCTATTTAGATAGATATTTCTTAGGCTCCAGAGTCCCCTTAATGCAATATTGACTTGGATGGCGGTGGGTTCATATTTTTAATAAGCTTGCCAGACTTTTCTAGGCAGTTTTGGGCTTTATATTCAAAAAGACAATATTTTTATTGATAAAGTTCATCTAGTTTTATTTTTTTTATTAATTTTTTTTATTTTTATATTGTGTCATATAGTAATGCAGCTTTATTTTTTTGATTATCAACAACTTGAACATATTGACTAGTCATTAAAATTGATTTATGACCACCAAGTTCTTTTAATGTTTCTATCCCAATACCTAATTGAATGCCTAAACAGAAGAAGGTATGTCTGCTTTCATGCCAACTAAATTTTCTTGTTAAACTAGCAGATAGACATATTTCTTTCAATCTTGTATTCATAATTACATTAGTACTTTCAATTCTCTTTGATAAATGATCTTTATCTTTTTGTAGATCTGTTTCTTCAATTATTCCAAAAATAGGCACATTGTCGCCAGACACTGTGAAATTTATTAATGATTGAGCCTTTTTATTTAATTCAACGTTTACCAGATTTCCAGTTTTGCCCATATGATATGATAGTCTATAAACTATGTTTTGGCCATGATATTCTTTTTTGATTGATTTCATTGTTAAACTTACCATATCTCCATACCTCATACCTGTATATATACAGAATAGGAATGGTTTTAGTATTTTGGCATCACATGGGTTTGTTAACAAATGATGTTCTAATAGCTTGATTTCTTCTATTGTTAGATACTTCTTTTGTGAGCTACCTTTAACTACTTTAAATCCTCTTATTTTATTGGTTTTAACAATACCAGCATCTAAACCATGATTAACAATTCTCTTTAGGCACTTAATTTTAGCATGTATCGTACTTTTAACTGTTGTATGATTTTTGATATACCAAGCATTGAATTTTGTTAACCACTCCTTATCTATATCTTCTAGAAGTACATCTTTATCAAAAGCACTTATAAATTTTGAAATGGCTTTATAATTTTTTCTTGTACCATAAGCTAAATTTAAATCTTTAACAAAGTTTGCCTCACAGTATGATATAGCTGTTGGTTTTGTTACTACAGCAGTTTTGGAGATTTTGCCAAAGAGGAAATCTCTTATTTCTGTTGGTTTTATTTTTACACCTTCTACAATTCTTTTATGTATTTCTCCTTCAGCCTTCAATTTTAACCCTTCTAGTTGGCTGTTTATAATACTATGTCCTTTTACTTTTTGTTTGGAATCATCCCATTGGTCAGGTTTTAATTTTACAGATGGTACAGTTATCTCAACTCTGTCTTTACCACTTGCTATTATCATCCTTAAAGGCGCTAAACCACTTTTGTTTACTTTGTTTGTTCTTAATAAAAATCTAATTACTGACATTATATTTTATTTTATGATTAAAAAAGGGTCTCATTAGGGTCTCACTTTTGGTGATCCTTAGAGATTAACTACAATCCTTAATGAACATATTAAGTTCATGTAAATGTGTAATTAATTAACTGTCAGTTTATTATGGTTTATTAGCGTTTATTGGTGTTTACTGTTTTTTGTAGTGTGAATCCCAAACAGATCACTTTAAACCCTTGTAAGTCATTGATTTGCAAGGGTTTTTTGTTTTTTATTAAATTTCAATATTCATTTTTCATCCTATTTACGTTATCCATGTTGTGATAGATTTATTACATTTACCCAATAAATAGTCAATAAATATTCACCCTTGCTGATTCCCCAATACCGATTCCCCAATACCGATTCCCCAATACCGATTCCCCAATACCGATTCCCCATTAACCATTAACCATTAACCATTAACCATTAACCATTAACCATTAACCATTACCCCTTAACCCTTAAACATTACAATTCACTTTTTACGTATCTTTGGCCTATGATGAAATACATCTTTTTACTCCTTGCTTTGTTGATAGGGGCAACTTCCTTTTCTCAAAAACCGAATATGAAAACACTGCATGATTTTACGGCCAAAACGATTGATGGCAAAGACTTTAATTTTAGTAGCCTTAAAGGCAAAAAGGTATTGATCGTAAATACGGCATCACAATGTGGATATACACCCCAATATGCTGAATTGGAAGCCTTGTATAAAGAATTCGGTGGTGACCAATTTACCATTATCGGATTCCCATCTAATGACTTTGGCGCTCAGGAACCTGGGACAAATGAAGAAATAGCCACATTTTGTACCGTGAATTTTGGGGTTACTTTTCCCATGATGTCTAAAATTTCAGTAAAAGGTGAAGACATGGTTCCGCTGTATCATTGGTTGACTTCCAAAGCTGAAAATGGGGTAGCGGATACCGAAGTCAAATGGAATTTTCAAAAATACCTTATTGATGAACAAGGACAATGGTATGCTATGGTTGGATATAAAGAAAGTCCAAAATGTGAGAAGATTTTAAACTGGATCAAACCATGAGCTTAGATTTATATCGTGGAATTATTGTTTCAGAAAACGGTATTTTCTAATTTTAAGTATGGATTCCGATATGATGATTTGAGCCTTAGAAAGGAAATTTATTTTTCATGTATAGAAAATTAAATATTGAAAAAATAATTGATGCGATTCATTTAATTTCACTAAGAATTAATGATCGATTTCCCGAATCCGGATTGCTAAAAGTGTGCAACGAGTTAAAAGCTTTGGCGATAATCAGCAAACAAAATATTGAGAGCGTAGATAAACCTTATGCATATTTTAGACTAGCATTTTATTTATTGATCTTGATTGCCGCGGCCTCCATATTTTATACTTTTTCTCAATTAAAAGTGGATGAATCCATTACAACTATACAGAATTTTGTAACCGTAAGCGAAGCCATGATCAATGAAATAGCCATGATTGGAGCCTCATTTTATTTCTTATACAAATTGGAAGATATCCTAAAACAGAAAATTATTTTAAAGGCTTTAAATGAATTGAGGACAATAGCACATGTCATCGATATGCATCAATTGACCAAAGATCCATCTTATATGCTTGTAGAACGAACAGAGCATTCACCCACGAGAGAACTAACGAAGAATGATTTAAGCAGGTATTTGGATTATTGTTCTGAAATGCTTTCGTTAACCTCGAAAGTTGCAGCTATATATGGGAATAACAATAGAGATCAGATGATCCTCACTACGATCCATGACATCGAGATACTTTGTTCAAGTCTCTCCGGAAAAATATGGCAAAAAATCGGCTTGAATAATTTGCAAAAGTGAGATGATATTTAGCTGATATACCCTATGTTGGCTTTATGAAAATCATTTTGGAATATCCTAATTTTTTATTTTTTGAAATCCATGTTTAAACCAAGTTATTAATCAGGAGTCTATAGATCATCTACAACAATAATTAGCTCACTTTTTAAAAATTTAGTTATGAAAATGTATGGAATAATTGGCTTGCTGATGGCCTTGGTAATGTTAAGTTCATGCCGAAAAGATTTGGACCTTTTTAGTAATGGATTTACCACAGTTTCTGAAGACTATACCACCCAGCAAGATATACTCGAATCCAATGAAACAGAAATCTCCGAACAAATCGAAAACGGTTTATTAGCTGTGTCTAGCAGGAGTTTCCCGACCCGAACCTGGTCCAATCCAAAAGGAACTTACCCAAATATCCTTACTATAGATTATGGTACTACCGGAGTGACTGGTCCTTATGGAAGAGTTCGTCGTGGTAAGTTGATCATTCAGATTTCCGCCCCACTCAATACACCAGGGTCTGTTAGAACAGTTAGTCATGATCAATTTTATATTGATGATGTAAAGGTGGATGGTACCGTAACACTAATCAATCAGGGATTAAATACTAAAGGTCAAAATACATTTCTTAGGAATGTATCTAATAGGGTCCTAAGCTTTCCTTCAGGAAAAAGTATAAGTTGGAATGCAACACAATATATTACCCATCTGGAAGGATTGAATACGCCATTAATCAAACTGGATGATGTATATTCCACAAGTGGAACTTCAGAAGGTGTAAATCGTGAAGGAAAACCATTTAGTGTGAATACCAGTGAACCTCTAATAACAAAATTCACATGCGCCTATATTGTAGATGGATTGATTTCTGTAACATTTGATTTGAAAACAGTGAGTATAGATTATGGCGATGGAATCTGTAATAACACCGCAACTCTAATCTTACCTGATGGTAGTACCAGAGAAATAAGCATTAGACGCTGGTGGTAAAAAATATTGATTAAGCTCTAGAAAGCCAAGAGTAATATTTCTTGGCTTTTTTTATGTAATGTTTTTCATAAGGTTTCATTGTTATCATCATTGGGGATGATAATTTCAGGTATTTCCAATGTTGATTCTGCTGCAGGAAGCATTTCTACATTCCTTAATTCACGATTGATTGCTCGCGTCCGGGTACCTACTACATCATCTAATTGTCCCAACCCGGTTTGAATATTTTTTTGAGCTTTTTCTAACAATCCTCCAAAGTTTTCGAATTCTTTTTTGACGGTTCCCAATACTTTCCACACTTCACTACTTCTTTTTTGTAATGCCAGTGTTCGGAATCCCATTTGTAGGCTATTAAGTATGGCCATTAGGGTTGTAGGCCCTGCTACGGTTATTTTAAATTCAGTTCTCAATTGATCTATCAGAGAACTCCTTCGAATCACTTCTGCATAAATACTTTCAAAGGGGAGAAACATGATGGCGAAGTCTGTTGTATGGGGTGGATCCAAATATTTATCTCTAATGTCTTTGGCCATTTTTTTTATGACCATTTCTAAATTTTTGGTAGCTGTTTCTATGTCATCCGGTATGGCGTTTTCATAGGCTGCAATCAAATGTTCATAAGTGTCTTTTGGAAATTTAGCGTCAATGGGCAAATAGACAAAACTGCTTTCATCCTCACTTCGTCCAGGTAATTTGATGGCAAACTCAACAGGGTCGTTACTTCCTTTTTTAGTTCTTACATTAGCATCATATTGACTCGGGGCAAGAATTTGTTCTAGTAACAAAGCCAACTGAACTTCTCCAACACCACCTCGTAACTTGACGTTGCTCAACACTTTTTTTAAACCGCCAACATCTGTAGCAATCGTTTGCATTTCACCTAAGCCTTTTTGCACTTCTATCAATTGCTTTCCGACGGTCTCGAAACTTTGACCCAAGCGATCACTTAAGGTTTTTTCCAACTTCTCTTCGACAGTAACTCGAATGCTCTCCAGTTTTGTTTCAGTGCTTTTTACCAATTCATTTTGTTTGACATCCATCAGACCAAATTTTTCTCGTTGGAGATCATTGAATGACCTGATGTTTTGATCGAACGTTTCCTGAAATCCTTTGAAGGCAGAAAGCAATGTTTCTCTGATGAGTTGGTAATCTGCTTTAGCTTGTACATTTATTTTTTCCAACTGCTCAATATTTGAATTGGATAATAGATGCATATTTTTATTAAGTTCTTCCCGATTAGTTTTATTGTTTTCATCCATTTTTGAAATCAACGCTCCGACTTTTTCATCCAGCGTTTTATTTATTTCTTTTAATGCAAATTGACTTTGGTCCGAAATATTTTTTAAAGTAAAATTTAATTCGATTCGGTTGTCTTTTGCTATGGTAGCATTTTCCTCACGATTGATTCTAAAATCTTCTTTTAAGTTGTTTTCTATTTTTGTTAAATTCGATTGTAATTCGATGATTTTGGCTTTGATAAAAGGAAGGTCATTACTGCTTTTGTTGAGAAAGAAGATGAATAACACGATGACAACACTGAGTAATATGCCTATGATATATATGATGTAGGTATCCATATTATTGATGATTTAATCCATATGAGTGTAAAATCTATTATTTAAAGTGTTGAAGATAAGGCATAAAGTTAATTTTTTATTTGAATTCAAAGTATGATGCAATGTATTTGATTTTTTTATATAATCAATATATAGTTATGTATTCCACTCATCTTAAAACATTTCTTATGGTGTAGTACTTTCAAGTATAGATTTGGATGATGCAAAGAGTGTAAAAAGGCCATAATAAAACCATGCTATTCGTGTTCGTCAATTATTTTACGTGTTTCATGTATTCTTTTGGCCATTTCGTCATCATATTATTATATGTTTTAATATGATAAGCATTAGTTCAAAGCTAAAAGGATACTTTTGTCCCTTATTATAATACATTGACTTCTCGTGTTATATAAAAAAATGGAGCTAATATTTTATCAAAAATCGAATGTGTATGACCCAACTTATGATTAAAACAGTTTTCAAAAATGTTGCATTGTCTATAATCTTGTTCTTATTTATTTTAAATTCAACTTTTGGACAAAAAATCAACCTAATTGGTAAAGTTGTTGATTCAAAAAATAAGCAAGGCTTAGAAGATGTTTATGTTCAAATTAAAGGGAGTAGTTTATCTACCGCTACCAACACGCTTGGAGAATTTTCTTTTTCAATAGACGATAAATTTCCAATCATTTTATCGTTCAACTACATCGGCTACACACCTCAGGAGATCTCTGTAAATTCTGGTGATTTTATAACCGTAGCATTAGAAGAAAAGCGAAATGATTTAGAGGAAATATTAATCGTAAGTGGATATACAGTGCAGAAGAAAAGTGAATTTTCAGGAGCTGTGGCTAATATAGGTAGTAAGCAACTGTTAACACGACCTGCTGTTAGTTTTGATCAACTCTTAGGTGGTTTAGCTCCAGGTGTGGATATCATTCAACCGACTAATATTCTAAACAACACACCGGTAATGAGAATCCGGGGAATCAATTCGATTACATCGGGATTATTTCCATTGGTAGTAGTCGATGGTGTCAGTTTATTCACCGGATATATAGGTGGTGCAATTGGTAATAATCCACTATCCGATATTAACCCTAATGACATTCAGTCTATTGATATATTGAAAGATGCATCATCTGCTGCGATTTATGGATCCAGAGCAGCTAATGGTGTAATGGTGATCACCACTAAGAGAGGTAAAAGAGGTAGAGTAAAAGTTAATTATGATAATTTCTTAAGTGTTAGTACACCTTACAATTTACCTGAATTATTAAATGCGGAAGACTATGTGATGATCAAGAATGAAGCTATGGTAAATTCAGGACGTGCGCCCGGTTATGTATTGATGAAGAATCCTGATGGTAGTACAGTAAATACCAACTGGTATGATGTGGCATATCGTCCAGGGATTTCCCACGGACACAATGTAAGTATTGCAGGTGCTAATAATTCGACGACCTACTTTTTTTCTCTAGGTTATAACAATCAGAATAATTTTATTAAGTACAATAGTTTTGAAAGGTACTCAACCCGATTGAATATAGATAATCAATTGAACAAATATATAAAAATTGGAACCAACGTCAGTTATAGCAATGGTTTAAATATCGGCCCATTAACTGGTGCTATTCCGAGTAACACCTTATCATCTTCTGCATACAATTCACAATATATTACAAATGAACCCTTAGCAAGGATGACTTATGTCTTACC harbors:
- a CDS encoding C1 family peptidase produces the protein MRLLFLILFVLVTTNIYSQGLVFDNDLYQKRILLKRDRSDKYPKSFSLKAYAPYVFAQQNSTCVAHAIAVARTIAFAYNRKLTDIKVVSANVFSPHWVYFRNKQLGDDNCSKGLNLENAINDLIVHGIPRLVSVEYKEYYPFTKTVLCNYYPDSYNNDTNEALKYKIDEVYRINDLDGIKLALSKGMPIVVGMLIPDSFTKSNSKLWIPTANDNLENSFGHSMVIVGYDDNAYGGSVEIMNSWGVNWGDHGFIRIKYSDFLKFTLGAYGFFEQFSLGSNHIIAKDTSYSKDLKLSKSIDLKSKSLYSKHLKDFEPSVK
- a CDS encoding DUF805 domain-containing protein, with product MIKQLFSFNGRIGRLDYAFFFILFCFYFALFNAVIKHQGDELFDIVIILLYFPLLWIVLAKGAKRCHDVGLSGWCILIPFFCFALIFWKGKDPQSFK
- a CDS encoding DUF5131 family protein, with amino-acid sequence MNKTHIQWSDYSWNPWMGCRRVSAGCDNCYMHRILNNNNSSLVCKSFPSQFMKPYGIAGNQKIFTCSMSDFFIEEADPWRDEAWDIIRNTPQHTYLILTKRVGRIKHCLPADWGNGYPNVILGTSIEEQKVINRMVTLSKLKTPQSKFKLFISAEPLIGQIDFIANQKLINAFQKMDWIIAGGESGDAPVGTPGIKYCYRPCDLKWIKKIIDDCKQYNIPFFLKQVGNHLAKFHGLIDKKGGDINEWDPNYQIRQWP
- a CDS encoding helix-turn-helix domain-containing protein, with amino-acid sequence MAENNLHKWVTLAQAQEILGIKRTKMFQLRKNHELKYAVDGHKVYVLRISIDEYLDRHMVVTDFTQLKKGGQHE
- a CDS encoding tyrosine-type recombinase/integrase encodes the protein MSVIRFLLRTNKVNKSGLAPLRMIIASGKDRVEITVPSVKLKPDQWDDSKQKVKGHSIINSQLEGLKLKAEGEIHKRIVEGVKIKPTEIRDFLFGKISKTAVVTKPTAISYCEANFVKDLNLAYGTRKNYKAISKFISAFDKDVLLEDIDKEWLTKFNAWYIKNHTTVKSTIHAKIKCLKRIVNHGLDAGIVKTNKIRGFKVVKGSSQKKYLTIEEIKLLEHHLLTNPCDAKILKPFLFCIYTGMRYGDMVSLTMKSIKKEYHGQNIVYRLSYHMGKTGNLVNVELNKKAQSLINFTVSGDNVPIFGIIEETDLQKDKDHLSKRIESTNVIMNTRLKEICLSASLTRKFSWHESRHTFFCLGIQLGIGIETLKELGGHKSILMTSQYVQVVDNQKNKAALLYDTI
- a CDS encoding glutathione peroxidase, with amino-acid sequence MMKYIFLLLALLIGATSFSQKPNMKTLHDFTAKTIDGKDFNFSSLKGKKVLIVNTASQCGYTPQYAELEALYKEFGGDQFTIIGFPSNDFGAQEPGTNEEIATFCTVNFGVTFPMMSKISVKGEDMVPLYHWLTSKAENGVADTEVKWNFQKYLIDEQGQWYAMVGYKESPKCEKILNWIKP
- the rmuC gene encoding DNA recombination protein RmuC — protein: MDENNKTNREELNKNMHLLSNSNIEQLEKINVQAKADYQLIRETLLSAFKGFQETFDQNIRSFNDLQREKFGLMDVKQNELVKSTETKLESIRVTVEEKLEKTLSDRLGQSFETVGKQLIEVQKGLGEMQTIATDVGGLKKVLSNVKLRGGVGEVQLALLLEQILAPSQYDANVRTKKGSNDPVEFAIKLPGRSEDESSFVYLPIDAKFPKDTYEHLIAAYENAIPDDIETATKNLEMVIKKMAKDIRDKYLDPPHTTDFAIMFLPFESIYAEVIRRSSLIDQLRTEFKITVAGPTTLMAILNSLQMGFRTLALQKRSSEVWKVLGTVKKEFENFGGLLEKAQKNIQTGLGQLDDVVGTRTRAINRELRNVEMLPAAESTLEIPEIIIPNDDNNETL